gagaaagagcttttgaaaaatacagcTTTTTATGAATATGTGGATCCTAGAAAGTTGGCCAGGTAAattgtagagaaagaaaatagctaATATTGAGCAGTTTAATTTTATATGCctaagtgttatttctttttatcattattaatgataacagacatttattgtgTATTTGAGTAAGTTCTAGGTATACATTTGATTGTGGCCCTGTTTGTGCTCCCACAGCTTGCAGTCTGGTTGGTGAGTAGGAACATGTACGAAGATAAATTATAGTACAAGGTGACAGCTGTACATCCAACGAGGAGATAATTTATAGAGCTAGTGTCTCAGGGATTCCAGAGATAGAGCACTGCTTACTTTGTAGAAACATAAGAACTTGAACTAGAGCTTGATCATTGGAGGGTGAGAGAGGCACATTCCAGTTGGAAGCAAGACTCTCCTACCCCTCCTCGTATCCCCGAAAAGTTGTAGGATAGGATTAAGCATGGTGTATATATGGGATTATTATTAAGCCAGTGTAATTGAGATAGGAAACATGGAACCAGAACCCCACTGAGGAGATAACTTTGAGTGCCAGGCCATGTAGTTTCGATCTCATCAATAGGTCCTTTGGCTCCCTTGAATGTTTTTGTACAGCAGTGTGCCATGATAAATTGCAGAAAAGGGACTTGAGAAGTTGTGGTTCTCAGCCTTGACTGTATAGTAGAATCGCCTGAAGAGCATTTAAGGCACTGATACCTGGACTGCAGCCCAGACTAATTATATTAGAATCTCTAGGATAGAATGTTTTCCCATCCCCCAACTTCCTGAAGCTTCCTTGTAGTTGAGTGGAAGGATGCTTACTTAAGTGTCTATTATCATTTACATTGGTATGATGTGATTCtttttattctggatttttttttttttttaagtatcagatTGAATTGACCTGGAATTTTAAACTTGGGATAAATATTGAAGCTGATAGGTATTCATGTGGCACACTTCCCATGAATCTCTAAATGATTTGGCTCAGTTAGGGTAGAAACTACCCTAAAGAAGTAGCATTTGTCTAAATAGACACGGGCTGAGGGTGATTTTTGGCATTCACTAGCTTTCCTACAACTTCTCATGCTATATTTAGAGTTTTATGAATAGTGTATCAGCAATGGAGGGAGAATTTGAGGACTGTACCTCTTTCTCCCGGAACATACTTGTTTAacattttgttgtggtttttgtaGTGGTGGGAATTGTGTAAGTGTCTGCTGCATTTAGTCATTAGGTACAGGGAATATAGAAGAAGTCCGAGACATTGTCTCTGCCTTCAAAGAAGTTTATGATTTCCTTCTTGGCAAAGGCAGGCGCATTCAAAGTTGACTAAAAGTGAAGTCAgattgtgggcgcctgggtggctcagtggattaagctgctgccttcgggccaggtcatgatctcagggtcctgggatcgagtcccacatcgggctctctgcttggcggggagcctgcttcctcctctctctctgcctgcctctctgcctacttgtgatctctctctgtcaaataaataaataaaaatctttaaaaaaaaattttaaaaaatttttaaaaaaaagtgaagtcagattgtattaattaatttatgagTGTTTTTTGAGTGTGCCTTACtgtgcattgtgtgtgtgtgtgagagtacACTTTGTGGGGGATATACAGCCATGAGTGAAACAGATTTAGTTTCTACCCGTATAGTATTCTCTAGAGTATAATACTAGTGTTGGTGTAGTAAGAATTGTAAGAATTCAGAGGGAGTTTTGCCTTTGAAAGAAAGTGAGGTTTGTGCCATATCTTGAAAGAGCTTCCTATTTACACCCCAACCATCCTTCAGCTACCAGCACTGTTACTTCCTGTCCTTCcatctttcactgtgtctctggcTTCATCTACTCTGAGTTTACAGAGACCTAGTCTCTCTATCAcccctttccttcatttctccaCTGAAATGCTTCTGTCCCTGTCCAGTGTAGTCCCCACATTCCATATATTCAGCTTCTCTTTTGGCAAGCAAGCTCAGCCTCTTGGGGCTCTTTTCTTCAGCCCTGATGCTGTAAACCTCTCGACCAAACTCTTGATCAATCCAACCATCCAGATTCTCCCAGGCTAACTCTGGTTGATGAgctcttcttcagaaaaatcacaCATCCGGGAGGATTGACACCACCACAGTATGTTGCCTCAGCCAGGATCATTTTATCCCCCTAGGGCTTGTGTAGTCCTAGTCATTTTCCCCCATTATTCTCTTTACTGATTTTTCCAAATGATACCCTTCCTTAAAGAcagtcttatttcttcctttactgAGAAAATTGACGGtatcaattgtttaaaaaaaaacaaactggtgaAGCAACACCCTGCTTTCCTGTCGCAGTGCTCTAGCTCATTTGCATACAGATTCACTCTCCAAGGCTCATGCCACCTGTTTGATTGCCTGATGAATACCAAGTACTTTATTGGGCAGTCGCTGGGACTGGGTAGTCTCAGTGCAGCTCCCTAGAAGATAGGCTCCCAACAGTAGTacccagaaagaaaaatggatctGATGCATAGGAGTTTTGGAAATATCTGTGGAATGTGTGTCCCTCTTAACTCTCAGCTAGTGCTCTCCATAAGTAATTCCAGCTATCTTCTATTTAAAAGGAAGAGATGCCAGTAAAGGATTTCCCCgccacccctgccccgccctgccATGGGCTCCCTCCTGCTatgtttattctctttctcccttttccttcatcGCCAGGCTTCTTCAGTGGACAGTTGATGCTACTACTTTtagatcctttttaaaatttgtagttCTGTGGAGCAGGGAATGTCTCCCGAATATCCTTGTATATCAGTGCCCATTAACGTCTTGTGGACAATCAATAAACAATCAGTAAATAAGTATAAGAATGAATTGAACATTCTTTGCTTAAAAGAGGGCATTAGAATTGTTCTGATCTCTGTTTGgttattaatctttaaaatttctttgaagtGTGAATATTATAGACATACGTGGTCTGCAACGCCCTCcaggggtcttttttggttctttcCCATCAAGGTTTCAAAAGTGGCTTGTTTTTGCTACAACTCTACTGTGATTCTGATCCTTGCAGGAGAAGGAGTACCTCCTGGCAACTATGGGAACTATGGCTATGCTAACAGTGGCTACAGTGCCTGTGAAGAGGAAAACGAGAGACTCACTGAAAGTCTGAGAAGCAAAGTAACTGCTATAAAATCTGTAAGTATTTAACAGATGTTAAATACtttcaaatttatgtatttatgtatgtacatattataAACTATTATTATTGGCATCATACTAAGGAATTCAGTGACCCAAGTTGTGTATTATGCAGAAAGGTCAAAATGTAGTCAAAATATAAACGGGATTTAAATAGAAGATTAGAAAATGTGGCCAATCAAAACATATggtacatttgtttattttttttaaacttctacttttttggtgtgtgggtgcatttacagtactgtatgtTGTCTGTAGTAATGTCTCAGAGCAGTCCATCTTCTGGCCCCACGTAGttcttttcctgacttttcttcttcttgtattCTAAGCTACACATCTCAGTGTTTCATGTTTCTACCTTTGTACCCCAGGTCAGTCAACTGAGTTtagtacttctttctttctgtctcttcttttttatttctgatactaTCCCCTGGTTTTCTTGGCTGAACTACTGAGAGAGCCTCttaccctgtttgtttctcatttattgcACTGTCTGTTCTGAGCTATGTACTGTCGCCACAGTCACCTTATCTTTTTGGgctgttttttaaattgtatgaatacattatatgttaatttaaaaaaaaatgcatcatatGCTCCCGGAAGTCTCCAGTGTCTCCATATGTAAGAATGGAATTCATGCTCTGGAGCTTGATCAAATAGGTCCTTCAGAGATTGTCCACAACTTTTCAGACCTTATGCCCCACACTTTTCGAATGTGTATATGTCTTCTGCAAGAGAGCTAtagtactctgtgtgtgtgtgtgctggctGTCACTTGCACTCCATACCTTTGATCCTGCTATTCCTTTGCCTTAGCGCTGTCCCATCCCTCCTTATCTGCACTAAATTTGCCCATAGTAAAGTCTCCTCTTCACTGCACTCCTTCCTTCTTATAAGCTTTACCTGATTACCACAGCAAAAGTCACTTTTTCCCCATGTGATCATAAGACCATTTATACCATTTCTCTAACATAGGGATCTGCATTGGAATTATTGGTACATAAAAGAAATTTACCATAATGTAGGGTTTTGCTATTGtctttacttttgtcttttatataCACCTAGGCATAATTTCTTATTAGTGGTACTGAgcttaatatgtattaaataaaggaattaacAAAAAGGTGATCTTAACAGCATATGTGATTGATTCTGTATTACATTAAACACACTCTACACTAATAGAATATTCAGTAGAAGCTAATGTTGCCAAAACTTAGTCTTTGGAAGACAGAATTGTATTGAGCCTGAAGACTATTATCTGAAACAAGTATTGTTTTCAAAGTCATATTAAATCAAAAGGAGTTGATCAATGAACTAAGTAATATTGTATAATGTTACAATTTAGAGAATCAATACTTAGagagaattaagaattaaatgtttttgggggtttttgttttgtttcttaaactccagtTGATAATTTAGGCTCCTTGTTAGAAAAAGCTTTTTCCCTCCTGGAAATATCTTTCTTTGGCATGAATGACAGTGGTAGAAAGTTGTTAGGTGATTTGGGATATTtagttttatagttgttttttttacCTCTGAATTGCTAAATTTGGGAAAAAGCTTATGTTCTGATCTATAGAATTCTAGTATGGTTTTGTATCAGAATCACCCCATATGCTTTCCATACAAGATAAgttgaaaataatatttgcagCAGTTTGCCAAGATTTTCATTTGTTGCTTGTACTTTATCCAAATATCTTGGAAGTGAAGCCTTTGATgaattttcatataaagtattAAATACGTTTTGGCCTGAATAGCAGCCATAACCACATAAATAGTATTTCTTTTAGGTTCAGCCTCTTTCTGCATAGCTCAGAATGGAGGTAAcaaaacttgtcttttttttttccaatttttaccatattttatttttaaggttttttgaagatttttatttatttatttgcaaagagagagagcacgagtgcgtgcacgcacaagcagggggagcggcttgcaggagagggagaagcaggctcccctctgagcagagagcctgacatgggactcaattataggaccctcagatcatgacttgagcttaaccaactgagccacccaggcgcccttattatcatattttaaagaaaaataacctttagaatataaataaatagccaGTTTAGGTATATATTGAAAGTAATGtcccatttcattaaaaaaatattaaatacttaatgtAGATTTGAATTGGTAATATGGGTACttgtatatatcttttaaaatgtaaagaagaaaatacacagataaaTGCTGTtgtttaaatacaaagaaaggaagaaaaaagcatgCAAGGCCAAGAGAATCAGAGAGAAGTATGTACCAAAATTAAAAGATGGAATTAAGTATTAAGATGAAATCAAAATGAAGAACAGGGAGACAATAGCCATAGTTGAGAAGGAGTAGAAattctaaatttccttttcatgtcagtggaaaaaaatatcagaagaaagtttatgtattttatattttcagaagacagttttatttgagaaaaagtatGTTTAGAGtggtattatttttactttataatactTAAAAACCTTTATATGAGTAATAACATATGTGCTTTTTTTAAATAGCTCTCCATTGAAATAGGCCATGAggttaaacatcaaaataaattattagctGAAATGGTGAGTAGTTCTGACTTTAAATTGAAATTTGATCTAATATTCTCAATTTTAGTCTCTTAATCAGTAATAATACCATTttaacttttatccattttgaaattAGAGATCATAAGTCCTGTATTCCTGCCCTTTTGTATCTCATTGCTTTGAAATAActaataagtttatttattttcccatttttcatctTGCCTAACACAAATGGGAGGAGGAGGTAGAAGCCATTGTAACTTTCATCTTATATTTAGAAACACTGTTGAAGACTCAGGACAAATGACTATTTTGAGTGTTCTTAGAAATCCTAATGAATACAGACTACCAAGTAATCAAAAAGTTCCTCATTTATTCAATCATCTGAATGTCTTTGACTTAATGTGAGCCTATTTCTTTTGCTTAATCTCCTCAGGATCACTCCTGAACAAATAAGATTTGAACATAGTAACATCCCAGGGCCTTTCATCTCAAGTCTCAGTGAGCTCAGCAACATACACCTTTTCTTGTAGCATCTCTTTCCATTCTTGAATGTTTATTTTGGATGTTACTTCTCTGGACCTTCCCTAGTCTAGTCTCTCcacttgcttttaaaattgtattattaaaaaatgaggatggcattaaaaaataaatatggcatTGAGAGCAATGTTTGTATGGAGGTTGTACATTAGAATTACCGGGGGAAcctttctggaaatttttatgcCTGGTTCCCAATTTAAATATACTGATAAGAGAATTTCAGGGGCGAGGGATTTACACAAACTTATGAAAAAAGGGAGTGTCCCAGGTCATTGTGATACATAACCCTGGTGAAGAACTATAGATCTAACGTGCTTGAACTCCATAAAACTTGAGCAGTGCAAAGGCTAACTATCATATAGCTTAACATCTTAGGATATTGAGATTTCTATGAAAGTGGAGTATTTCTAATCCACACCTAGACCTCTCATCTTTAGGACTTAATATGGTAGTTTTCCCCATCCATATTTGTACTCTTAACCACATTTTACCACTTCTACATGATTTCTCTTAACTTTAAATAGACTCTACTGTACTTCAAGGTCAGCTATCtaaataaaaagatcttaaaaataaagtacatttaaCTGCTAACCATATTAAATTTTGGATGAATTATTGTACTGACTTACTGAAAGCAGCTAACCATTTGACCTTGGAGAGCAGTGCcccaacaaaaacagaaaacacctgTGTGATAATAGACAAACTACATACCTTTAttgttaatgtttttttaattcacatgATTGGGAAAAGACCTAAATAGTTTGGGATTTTGAATTACTCTGGTcctgaaagaaatgtttattggGT
Above is a genomic segment from Mustela nigripes isolate SB6536 chromosome 4, MUSNIG.SB6536, whole genome shotgun sequence containing:
- the BET1 gene encoding BET1 homolog, with product MRRAGLGEGVPPGNYGNYGYANSGYSACEEENERLTESLRSKVTAIKSLSIEIGHEVKHQNKLLAEMDSQFDSTTGFLGKTMGKLKILSRGSQTKLLCYMMLFSLFVFFVIYWIIKLR